A window of Ictidomys tridecemlineatus isolate mIctTri1 chromosome 15, mIctTri1.hap1, whole genome shotgun sequence contains these coding sequences:
- the LOC120888071 gene encoding V-set and transmembrane domain-containing protein 1 produces the protein MLGKSHDPGFKQEQSSAETQAEFPLASLQPEDAGGYFCAYKTAATGQWSEQSQRLQLVVTGSWPAPSLSVSADPEAAPGHRTLRCLTPNNGSECLITALLRTGTPDPVQVKEGRENQTYFTLRESSEDRGSYSCVYYQCHWPHLGSSRSSRLEMQATGETDGPGAPSTKTDLRSILAVTFSCLAIVLLLICVFLVDRWTRQDSSDGDSSKRSSHSKCDKQETSDFAHLENSPVPEVTHVELNADIPSEVASVPAEVPPASREGAELEV, from the exons ATGCTGGGGAAGTCACACGACCCCGGGTTCAAGCAGGAGCAGAGCTCAGCAGAAACCCAGGCTGAGTTCCCCCTGGCCAGTCTGCAGCCTGAGGATGCCGGGGGCTACTTCTGTGCCTACAAGACGGCGGCCACCGGCCAGTGGTCAGAGCAGAGCCAGCGCTTACAGCTAGTGGTCACAG gaTCCTGGCCAGCACCTTCCCTCTCAGTCAGTGCAGACCCTGAGGCTGCTCCAGGTCACAGGACGCTGCGATGCCTGACTCCCAACAATGGCTCTGAGTGCCTCATCACCGCTCTGCTGAGAACAGGCACCCCAGACCCCGTGCAAGTcaaggaggggagagaaaaccAAACCTACTTCACGCTCCGCGAGTCGAGCGAGGACAGGGGAAGCTACAGCTGTGTGTACTACCAGTGCCACTGGCCACACCTGGGCTCCTCCCGCAGCAGCCGCCTGGAGATGCAGGCGACAG GTGAAACTGATGGACCTGGGGCTCCCTCCACAAAAACAG ACCTCAGAAGCATCCTTGCCGTCACCTTCAGCTGCCTGGCCATCgtcctcctcctcatctgtgtCTTCCTGGTGGACCGGTGGACACGGCAAG actCGTCGGACGGAGACTCCTCCAAGAG AAGCAGCCATTCCAAATGTGACAAGCAGGAGACTTCAG aTTTCGCTCACCTGGAAAATTCACCTGTCCCC GAAGTGACCCATGTTGAGCTGAACGCTGACATACCCTCCGAGGTGGCTTCTGTCCCCGCTGAGGTGCCCCCAGCATCTCGAGAAGGTGCAGAGCTGGAAGTGTAG